The genomic region GTGCTAGAGCTCACCTCGATGCTGGAGCGCAAGCCGCGCCAGCTCTCCGGCGGCCAGCGCCAGCGCGTCGCCATGGGCCGCGCCATCGTGCGCCAGCCGAAGGTGTTCCTGTTCGACGAGCCGCTCTCCAATCTTGACGCCAAACTCCGCATCGCGATGCGGGTCGAGATCCGCAAATTGCAGCGCCGGCTCAACACCACGTCGATCTACGTCACCCACGACCAGCTCGAGGCGATGACGCTCGCCGACATTCTCGTGGTGATGAATGGCGGCCAGGTCGAGCAGGTCGGCAATCCCTTGGCGATCTACGAGAAGCCGGCGACGACTTTCGTCGCCTCCTTCATCGGCGCGCCACCGATGAATCTGATGTCGATTCGCGCCGACGAGATCAAGTCGCAGCTCGGCAGCACCGACGCCGGCATCCTCGGCATTCGCCCGGAGGATTTCGTCATCACCGACCAGACCCCGGCGGGCGGCGTCGCCCTTCCGCTCACCGTGGAAGCGATCGAGCGCGTCGGCGCCGAAACCTTCGTTTACGGCACGCGGGC from Bradyrhizobium lupini harbors:
- a CDS encoding sn-glycerol-3-phosphate import ATP-binding protein UgpC, whose amino-acid sequence is MANVTLRNVRKTYPGGFEAIKGVNVDVGDGQFCVLVGPSGCGKSTLLRMVAGLETVTGGEIDIGGRIVNQIEPADRDIAMVFQNYALYPHMSVFNNMAYGLRNRGMKEAEVKTRVDEAARVLELTSMLERKPRQLSGGQRQRVAMGRAIVRQPKVFLFDEPLSNLDAKLRIAMRVEIRKLQRRLNTTSIYVTHDQLEAMTLADILVVMNGGQVEQVGNPLAIYEKPATTFVASFIGAPPMNLMSIRADEIKSQLGSTDAGILGIRPEDFVITDQTPAGGVALPLTVEAIERVGAETFVYGTRAQDEQRIAANPGELPPGEVIVRIPGSEAPPIGEKIRVAAMRQKLHLFSGDGRTRIEA